A stretch of Gallus gallus isolate bGalGal1 chromosome 2, bGalGal1.mat.broiler.GRCg7b, whole genome shotgun sequence DNA encodes these proteins:
- the GGCT gene encoding gamma-glutamylcyclotransferase codes for MEYPHSPVFPTLNKPGSLSLSSQKRCSSPLIIFAAPLWTRSNSSASFSCRGPQTWTLYSRWSPTRGQSREAHPPPCRPPRVDAAHDTVGLPDHQHVTTSRRHVRRRVGGQPMADGAARRPRPGSRRGADATGTARWGRAECWAMEAGEDRVLYFAYGSNLLRERLLLRNPSAALYSRGRLQDFKLTFGHHQGRTSSIWHGGTATIVQSPGDEVWGIVWKLNASNISSLDEQEGVEDGIYVPIEVNVHTEEGKVLTCRSYQMKDYVCGPPSPQYKKVICMGAKQNGLPTEYQKKLEAIETNNYAGPVPILEEIEATIKANKINFA; via the exons atggaGTACCCCCACAGCCCTGTCTTCCCCACGCTGAACAAGCccggctccctcagcctttcttcacaaaagagatgctccagccctctgatcatctttgctGCCCCCCTCTGGAcgcgctccaacagctctgcatccttctcgTGCcgggggccccagacctggacgctgtactccagatggagcccCACGCGaggacagagcagagaagcacaCCCTCCTCCCTGCCGGCCACCCCGTGTTGACGCAGCCCATGATACCGTCGGCCTTCCGGACCATCAGCACGTCACTACCTCCCGCCGTCACGTACGGCGGCGAGTGGGCGGACAGCCAATGGCGGACGGCGCTGCGAGGAGGCCCCGCCCAGGCAGCCGGCGCGGGGCGGACGCTACAGGGACGGCGCGGTGGGGCCGGGCCGAGTGCTGGGCGATGGAGGCGGGCGAGGATCGCGTGCTGTACTTCGCGTACGGCAGCAATCTGCTGCGGGAGCGGCTGCTGCTGCGCAACCCCTCGGCGGCGCTCTACTCCCGGGGCCGCCTGCAG GATTTTAAGCTCACTTTTGGCCATCATCAAGGCAGGACAAGTTCTATCTGGCATGGAGGTACAGCTACCATTGTTCAGAGCCCTGGAGACGAAGTGTGGGGAATAGTGTGGAAATTGAACGCTAGCAATATAAGTTCACTGGATGA GCAAGAGGGAGTTGAAGATGGCATTTATGTCCCAATAGAAGTTAATGTCCACACCGAAGAAGGAAAGGTTCTGACCTGTCGAAGCTACCAGATGAAGGACTATGTTTGTGGTCCCCCTTCTCCCCAGTATAAGAAG GTTATCTGCATGGGTGCAAAACAGAATGGCTTGCCAACTGAGTATCAGAAGAAATTAGAAGCTATTGAAACTAATAACTATGCAGGACCAGTGCCGATCCTAGAAGAAATTGAAGCTActattaaagcaaacaaaataaattttgcatAG